A stretch of Desulfobacter hydrogenophilus DNA encodes these proteins:
- a CDS encoding class I SAM-dependent DNA methyltransferase has translation MELQEATLGQDKWFAEGSQAENEVEKYYNAWGKDYEDSVKSWDYDAPEKAAALLKKYMQVDGTVCDAGCGSGLTGEALNASGFKSVVGFDLSPDFAAVAKEKGVYEDVHIVNMHEKPFCYSDNQFANLICIGTLTYVQNVPDVVREFARIAKPGGMVIFSHRTDMIDDEFTGELEAIKADKVLEEVLVSDPKPYLPGNKDFSDKIKIVYYAYRVL, from the coding sequence TTGGAATTACAAGAAGCGACATTAGGTCAAGACAAATGGTTTGCAGAGGGTAGCCAGGCAGAGAATGAAGTTGAAAAGTATTACAACGCGTGGGGCAAAGACTACGAAGACTCAGTAAAAAGCTGGGATTATGACGCACCGGAAAAAGCTGCGGCTCTGTTGAAAAAATACATGCAGGTTGACGGCACCGTATGCGATGCCGGATGCGGCAGCGGCCTGACCGGAGAAGCACTGAATGCCAGCGGGTTTAAAAGCGTTGTCGGTTTTGACTTAAGCCCTGATTTTGCCGCCGTTGCCAAGGAAAAGGGTGTGTATGAAGATGTGCATATTGTTAATATGCATGAAAAACCCTTCTGTTATAGCGACAACCAGTTTGCCAATCTGATCTGCATTGGTACACTCACCTATGTACAAAATGTGCCTGATGTTGTTCGCGAGTTTGCCCGGATTGCCAAACCCGGCGGCATGGTTATATTTTCCCATCGTACAGATATGATTGATGACGAATTTACTGGAGAACTTGAAGCCATCAAGGCCGATAAAGTCCTGGAAGAGGTTTTAGTTTCCGATCCAAAGCCTTACCTGCCCGGAAATAAAGACTTTTCAGATAAAATCAAAATTGTTTACTACGCATACCGTGTATTGTAA
- a CDS encoding pyridoxal phosphate-dependent aminotransferase, with translation MPIADKMVGIVKSASMIRKMFEEGIRMREKFGAENVFDFSLGNPDVPPPPVVKETILGLINDAATSHGYMPNAGYPWVRQAVADYLNAQCGVGMTADLVVMSVGAAGALNDTLKALVNPGEDILVPTPYFVGYNQYAFIAGANLKTVSTKPDFHLNIGAIEAAINKETRVMLINSPNNPTGVVYTKQELGKLGQLLEKKSREFGRRIYLISDEPYRKIAYDVDVPWMFGVYDHTIVLTSYSKELSLAGERVGYLAVHPGAEDAELIASAAGVANTMMFVNAPALFQQVVGKLQGVCVDIDIYRKRRDMICEGLAAAGYEFNVPEGAFYLFPKTPIENDVAFAGLLKKENILAVPGSGFGGPGHIRLSYAVPEQAITNSMAGFKRAMEEAKKLK, from the coding sequence ATGCCAATTGCAGACAAGATGGTTGGAATAGTAAAATCCGCATCCATGATTCGAAAAATGTTTGAAGAAGGCATCCGGATGAGAGAAAAGTTCGGGGCTGAGAATGTGTTTGATTTTTCTTTGGGAAATCCCGATGTGCCGCCGCCGCCGGTGGTCAAGGAAACGATCCTGGGCCTGATCAACGATGCCGCAACCTCCCACGGATATATGCCCAATGCAGGATACCCCTGGGTTCGCCAGGCTGTTGCCGATTACCTGAATGCCCAGTGCGGGGTTGGGATGACTGCAGATCTGGTGGTCATGAGTGTGGGGGCGGCCGGTGCTTTGAACGATACCTTAAAAGCTTTGGTCAATCCCGGCGAGGATATCCTGGTGCCGACACCCTATTTTGTGGGGTATAATCAGTACGCCTTTATTGCCGGAGCTAATCTTAAAACCGTCTCTACCAAGCCCGATTTTCATCTGAATATTGGGGCCATTGAAGCCGCCATTAATAAAGAGACCCGCGTCATGCTCATCAATTCCCCCAACAATCCCACGGGTGTAGTCTACACCAAACAGGAGCTGGGCAAACTGGGTCAGCTTCTGGAAAAGAAAAGCCGGGAGTTTGGTCGACGCATTTATCTGATTTCGGACGAACCCTATCGCAAGATTGCCTATGATGTGGATGTCCCCTGGATGTTCGGCGTATATGACCATACCATTGTCTTGACTTCCTATTCCAAGGAGCTCTCCCTGGCTGGCGAACGTGTGGGATATCTTGCGGTTCATCCTGGGGCTGAAGATGCGGAGCTGATTGCGTCAGCAGCCGGCGTGGCCAACACAATGATGTTTGTGAACGCTCCGGCCCTGTTTCAGCAGGTGGTGGGGAAGCTGCAGGGTGTGTGTGTGGATATTGATATCTATCGTAAGCGCAGGGATATGATCTGTGAGGGGCTTGCTGCGGCAGGGTATGAGTTTAACGTACCCGAAGGTGCATTCTACCTGTTTCCCAAAACTCCCATTGAGAATGATGTGGCATTTGCGGGCTTGCTTAAAAAAGAGAACATCCTGGCCGTGCCCGGCTCCGGATTTGGCGGCCCAGGCCACATCCGGCTTTCCTATGCTGTGCCTGAACAGGCCATTACAAATTCCATGGCCGGATTTAAACGGGCCATGGAAGAAGCTAAAAAACTAAAATAA
- the gap gene encoding type I glyceraldehyde-3-phosphate dehydrogenase, with the protein MKKVAINGLGRIGRLVLRHYLSNPPKNLQIVAANDLTPTDELAYLLRYDSVQGRASFPIESSQDYLELGSQKVAVFNEKDPVNLPWKALGVDVVLECTGLFRKREDAAKHLESGASKVIISAPSENADLTIVMGVNEKLYDSQKHHVISNASCTTNSLAPVVKVLNDTFGIENLMVTTIHAYTASQALVDRPARKRRRGRAAAASLIPSTTGAAKATALVIPELKGRMDAIAVRAPIPDGALTDIVAYLKKDVSVETVNSVLRNAAGGALKGIIDYNDDEIVSADIIGNPHSGIVDAPSTRVVMNRVAKVLIWYDNEFGYARRMLDLAAYV; encoded by the coding sequence ATGAAGAAAGTTGCTATTAACGGATTAGGACGTATTGGAAGACTGGTGTTGCGGCATTATCTATCCAATCCTCCAAAAAATCTTCAAATCGTCGCGGCCAACGATCTCACCCCGACCGATGAGCTTGCTTACCTGTTACGGTATGATTCTGTACAAGGGAGAGCTTCGTTTCCCATAGAATCCAGCCAGGATTATCTCGAGCTGGGATCTCAGAAGGTCGCTGTTTTCAATGAAAAGGACCCTGTGAATCTGCCCTGGAAGGCACTCGGGGTGGATGTCGTACTGGAGTGCACCGGGCTGTTTAGAAAACGGGAGGACGCGGCTAAACACCTTGAGTCCGGGGCATCGAAGGTGATTATAAGTGCACCTTCTGAAAATGCTGATTTGACCATCGTGATGGGTGTCAATGAAAAATTGTATGATTCCCAGAAGCATCATGTTATTTCAAATGCTTCGTGTACGACCAATTCTTTGGCCCCGGTGGTTAAGGTGCTCAATGATACCTTTGGAATTGAAAACCTTATGGTCACCACCATCCATGCGTATACGGCCAGCCAGGCCCTGGTGGATCGTCCTGCCCGTAAAAGAAGAAGGGGACGAGCTGCCGCCGCTTCATTGATTCCAAGCACAACGGGGGCTGCTAAGGCAACAGCCCTGGTCATACCCGAACTGAAAGGGAGAATGGATGCCATAGCGGTGAGAGCACCGATCCCGGATGGGGCCTTAACGGATATTGTCGCTTATCTAAAAAAGGACGTTTCTGTGGAGACAGTGAATTCTGTCTTGAGAAACGCAGCCGGGGGGGCGCTCAAAGGTATCATAGATTATAATGACGATGAAATCGTATCTGCCGATATTATTGGAAATCCACACTCAGGTATTGTTGATGCCCCATCCACAAGGGTGGTCATGAACCGGGTGGCCAAGGTGCTGATCTGGTATGACAATGAATTTGGCTATGCGAGACGGATGCTGGACCTTGCAGCTTATGTATAA
- the gpmA gene encoding 2,3-diphosphoglycerate-dependent phosphoglycerate mutase: MYKLILLRHGQSEWNLQNRFTGWADVDLSEQGIQEAGNAGKLLKEGGYEFDLVYTSLLKRAIRTMWDVLDELDQMWVPVVRHWRLNERHYGALQGLNKAATMQKYGAEQVKIWRRSYATLPPALKESDDRYPGQDRRYADLSVEEIPLAESLKDTVARFIPYWLDTIAPQIKSGKRVLIVAHGNSLRALIKHLDSLSEEEIVGLNIPTGIPLSYDLDDDLKPLRKTYLGDPEVAKKAAAAVANQAAVSEIADG, encoded by the coding sequence ATGTATAAATTAATTCTACTACGGCACGGTCAGAGCGAGTGGAACCTGCAGAATCGTTTCACGGGGTGGGCGGATGTTGACTTAAGTGAACAAGGCATCCAGGAAGCCGGGAATGCGGGCAAGCTCTTGAAAGAGGGCGGCTATGAGTTTGACCTGGTTTATACATCTCTCCTGAAGCGTGCGATTCGAACGATGTGGGATGTGCTTGATGAACTGGACCAGATGTGGGTGCCCGTTGTGCGGCATTGGCGTTTGAATGAGCGGCACTACGGCGCGCTGCAGGGCCTCAACAAGGCGGCAACGATGCAAAAGTACGGCGCAGAACAGGTGAAGATATGGCGCCGCTCCTACGCCACCTTGCCCCCCGCGCTTAAGGAAAGTGACGACCGGTATCCCGGCCAGGATCGACGCTATGCGGACCTTTCTGTAGAGGAGATCCCGCTGGCGGAGAGTCTCAAAGACACTGTAGCCCGTTTCATTCCCTATTGGCTGGACACGATTGCACCGCAAATCAAAAGTGGTAAGCGCGTGCTCATCGTCGCGCACGGCAACAGCCTCCGCGCATTAATCAAACATCTCGATAGTCTTTCAGAGGAGGAAATTGTGGGACTGAATATACCCACCGGCATCCCCCTGAGCTATGATCTGGACGACGATCTCAAGCCCCTTCGCAAGACCTATCTGGGTGATCCCGAAGTAGCGAAGAAGGCCGCGGCGGCCGTCGCCAACCAAGCCGCGGTTAGTGAGATAGCCGATGGATAA
- the pyk gene encoding pyruvate kinase, with translation MDLPAKKTKIVCTIGPASKSRETLECMITNGMNVARLNFAHGDFESHAKIIGNIRAAAASVGRLVTIIADLPGPKIRIGHLAREPVELKRGQPFILQTREIEGDAHRVSVSLSGLPGAVRPGETIFLNDGFIQLEVKKVEGQEIHCQVVVEGQLRSHKGVNLPGIDLGISAFTDHDHKCLKFALEQGVDAVSQSFVQGPEDIKAVREAAAAVGRKPFIIAKIERSRALDHIDAILEAADGIMVARGDLGVEIPIEKIALVQKRLIHQANLLGKPVITATQMLESMVENKRPTRAEVTDVANAILDGTDCVMLSEESAMGICPEEAVAVMARIAEVTEAHSSDQSVRDALIAAEAGKGASVAALIALSVHSVVERLTPTAVVTPTQSGATARSISRFRSSMWIVAPSRNETTCRNLQFSYGVYPVLVTEHPASWEAYARDWLEQHGLAKGLVLLTQGFSAPYTGGTNRLEIIDFDLPCHGTADE, from the coding sequence ATGGATTTACCGGCTAAAAAAACCAAGATTGTTTGCACCATCGGGCCAGCCTCAAAGTCCCGTGAGACGCTCGAATGTATGATCACAAACGGTATGAACGTGGCGCGTCTCAACTTTGCCCACGGTGATTTCGAAAGCCACGCGAAGATTATCGGCAACATCCGTGCCGCAGCCGCATCGGTAGGGAGGTTAGTGACCATCATAGCCGACCTGCCCGGCCCCAAAATACGCATCGGCCACCTGGCCCGGGAGCCTGTCGAGTTGAAACGAGGCCAGCCTTTCATCCTGCAGACCAGGGAAATAGAAGGTGACGCCCATCGCGTATCGGTGAGCTTATCGGGTCTGCCCGGGGCGGTGAGACCAGGAGAGACCATCTTTCTCAACGATGGTTTCATCCAACTTGAAGTGAAAAAGGTGGAGGGACAGGAAATCCATTGCCAGGTTGTGGTGGAGGGGCAGCTGCGTTCCCACAAAGGCGTTAACCTGCCCGGTATTGATCTGGGCATCAGCGCGTTTACCGATCACGACCACAAGTGTTTGAAATTCGCCCTGGAACAAGGCGTAGATGCGGTCAGCCAGTCCTTTGTCCAAGGACCGGAGGACATCAAGGCCGTGCGCGAAGCGGCGGCGGCCGTTGGCCGCAAGCCCTTTATTATTGCTAAGATTGAACGTTCCCGGGCCCTTGATCATATTGATGCCATTCTGGAGGCGGCAGACGGGATCATGGTTGCCCGCGGCGACCTGGGGGTGGAGATTCCAATCGAAAAGATTGCCTTGGTACAGAAAAGACTCATCCACCAGGCGAACCTCTTGGGGAAACCGGTCATCACCGCCACCCAGATGCTCGAGTCCATGGTGGAGAACAAGCGCCCCACACGGGCCGAGGTCACAGACGTAGCCAACGCCATCCTTGACGGCACGGACTGCGTGATGCTTTCCGAGGAGTCGGCCATGGGGATTTGCCCGGAGGAAGCTGTGGCTGTCATGGCCCGCATCGCCGAGGTCACCGAGGCACACAGCAGCGATCAATCCGTGCGGGATGCTCTCATAGCCGCCGAGGCCGGCAAAGGAGCCAGCGTGGCGGCTCTCATCGCCTTGAGCGTCCATAGTGTCGTGGAACGTCTTACGCCTACTGCCGTGGTCACTCCCACCCAAAGCGGCGCCACCGCGCGTAGTATCAGTCGTTTCCGGTCTTCGATGTGGATTGTGGCTCCCAGCCGCAATGAAACAACCTGCCGAAATTTACAATTTTCCTATGGCGTCTATCCCGTTCTGGTGACCGAGCACCCGGCAAGCTGGGAGGCGTACGCCCGGGACTGGCTTGAGCAGCACGGGCTGGCAAAGGGTCTGGTACTCCTCACGCAAGGATTCTCGGCCCCGTATACCGGCGGTACGAACCGTCTGGAGATTATTGACTTTGACCTTCCCTGTCATGGGACGGCCGACGAATAG
- the eno gene encoding phosphopyruvate hydratase codes for MDNSIIKLQAREILDSRGNPTVEVECTLACGVKARASVPSGASTGVHEAVELRDGDPKRFGGKGVKKAVAHVNETIAPQLIGQDARAQAGIDGMMIALDGTPNKAKLGANAILGVSLTVARAAATAADLPLYHYLGGPNAVRLPVPNMNILNGGVHARWQGADFQEFMVAPYGASSFREALEWGSEIYHALRTVLMDKGHRVGVGDEGGFAPEVSSNEEPLELIVQAIEKTGLKPGADVGIAMDPASSAFFEDGNYHLRTEKRTVSAGEMVDYYEKLIKTYPVVLLEDGLAEDDWEGWKILNARLGGIIELVGDDLFVTNVERINRGIREDVANAALIKLNQIGTLTETVAAVRMCKKAGWGAFVSHRSGETVDSFIADMTVALDTGHLKSGAPARGERVEKYNQLMRIEEELGDAACYAGKEAYVRAVRF; via the coding sequence ATGGACAACTCAATTATCAAATTGCAGGCCCGCGAGATTCTGGACTCTCGAGGTAACCCCACAGTGGAAGTTGAATGTACCCTCGCCTGCGGTGTCAAAGCCAGGGCGTCCGTGCCGTCAGGGGCATCCACCGGCGTTCATGAGGCGGTCGAGTTGCGCGACGGTGACCCCAAGCGTTTCGGAGGCAAGGGGGTGAAAAAAGCCGTGGCGCACGTAAACGAAACGATCGCGCCGCAGCTCATTGGTCAGGATGCCCGTGCGCAAGCTGGCATTGACGGGATGATGATCGCCCTGGACGGCACGCCCAATAAGGCGAAACTCGGGGCCAACGCCATCCTGGGGGTCTCACTGACCGTGGCCCGGGCAGCGGCAACGGCTGCTGATCTGCCGCTGTACCATTACCTGGGCGGCCCTAATGCCGTCCGCCTCCCCGTGCCAAATATGAATATCTTAAATGGCGGGGTCCACGCCCGCTGGCAGGGAGCTGACTTCCAGGAATTCATGGTCGCTCCTTATGGCGCTTCCAGCTTCCGGGAGGCTCTGGAGTGGGGAAGTGAGATTTACCACGCCCTGCGCACCGTACTGATGGACAAGGGTCACCGGGTCGGGGTCGGTGACGAGGGTGGATTTGCGCCGGAGGTCTCCTCAAACGAGGAACCCTTGGAACTTATCGTGCAGGCTATCGAAAAGACCGGCCTCAAACCAGGCGCCGACGTGGGCATTGCAATGGATCCGGCCTCAAGCGCATTTTTCGAGGATGGCAATTATCACCTGCGCACCGAGAAACGCACGGTCTCTGCCGGGGAGATGGTGGACTACTACGAAAAGCTTATCAAGACCTATCCCGTGGTGCTCCTGGAAGACGGACTGGCCGAGGACGACTGGGAGGGCTGGAAAATACTCAACGCCCGCCTCGGTGGAATCATCGAACTGGTGGGAGACGACCTTTTTGTGACCAACGTGGAGCGCATCAACCGGGGTATCCGTGAGGACGTTGCCAATGCCGCCCTGATTAAGCTCAACCAAATCGGGACTCTCACCGAGACCGTTGCCGCAGTCCGGATGTGTAAGAAGGCTGGTTGGGGGGCTTTTGTATCCCACCGCAGCGGGGAGACCGTGGACAGCTTCATCGCCGATATGACGGTCGCCCTGGATACCGGACATTTGAAAAGCGGCGCGCCGGCCCGGGGTGAACGGGTCGAAAAATATAATCAACTCATGCGCATTGAGGAGGAACTGGGCGATGCCGCCTGCTATGCGGGCAAAGAAGCCTATGTGAGAGCGGTGCGATTCTAA
- the pgk gene encoding phosphoglycerate kinase yields MRVTRYSPYSVPEFAVDLMLSLNRKIHTLTYALENQAAIIVSSHLGRPKGKRVPELSLSPTAKRLSELLQHKVQMSPDCIGPEVTCLAEALKPGQVLMLENLHFHEQMVNIQIVHLFIDKAYFVLY; encoded by the coding sequence ATGCGGGTGACGCGTTATTCTCCCTATTCAGTGCCTGAGTTTGCGGTTGACTTGATGTTGTCTCTAAACCGCAAGATTCACACCTTGACCTACGCACTTGAAAACCAGGCGGCTATAATCGTTTCTTCGCACTTGGGAAGACCAAAGGGAAAGCGCGTGCCGGAACTCTCGCTTTCACCGACGGCCAAGAGGCTGTCTGAACTTTTGCAGCACAAGGTGCAAATGTCCCCTGACTGCATTGGACCGGAAGTAACCTGCCTGGCTGAAGCACTCAAGCCGGGCCAGGTGTTAATGCTTGAAAATCTGCATTTTCATGAGCAAATGGTAAATATCCAGATTGTTCATCTTTTTATTGACAAGGCTTATTTTGTATTATATTGA
- a CDS encoding methyl-accepting chemotaxis protein, which yields MFTTTFWNNLKLSYKFGIAIGIMALMMLGTIFFFNNTLNTNVKHFKAVDQTESAILFHASNINSYMLQCRRDEKDFLLRMDKKYLDEFQKSLAALITEAQALQKVADRSNRTEDSALAIEIIKNAKIYENIFINMVNSFEKKGLDHNSGLQGNFRDIVHQLSDAIEKHAKGKLYRAFLMVRRYEKEYQRNESDKYKEQLAQAISKYEKLLNTGSHEETSKKIQVEGLNAYKELLSDYHTATGAAKPDLYDEIRAVAQKMETGIKRVLVPDAESLVLEIRKQEKDYLLRMDEKYVKKTHAALDNLLNAFKISAVEKEYIENTEKSINSYKTAFDALVAEDKQIIELKTKMRAAIHNVEPIVETLTQKAIKGKEDKFKSIESESSKNSKIAIILGLLALVAGIVLVFLITRSIIRLLIRAVKMAEEVSDGDLTQQLDIHQKDEIGTLVKAMNNMSRNLQKMFQDITMGVQTLTSSSTELASVSEQISVNSEQAAEKSNSVAAASEEMATNMNSVAAATEQTTANIQMIVSAAEEMTATINEIADNTAKGSETTTKAVETARQVSQKVDDLGKSADEISKVTETISDISEQTNLLALNATIEAARAGEAGKGFAVVAGEIKALAQQTAEATHVINGKISGVQTTTTESIRAIESIVNIINEINDIVTTVATAIEEQSATTQEISNNVSQAASGVQEVNENVNQSSTVAGEVSQDISVISQTTEEINSGSQQVKISATELSKLAENLNQMVKQFKI from the coding sequence ATGTTCACTACTACTTTCTGGAACAATCTTAAACTGTCTTACAAATTCGGAATTGCCATCGGAATTATGGCGCTAATGATGTTGGGAACTATTTTCTTTTTCAACAATACGTTAAACACCAACGTAAAACATTTTAAAGCTGTTGATCAGACAGAATCAGCAATTCTTTTTCACGCTTCGAACATCAATAGTTACATGCTCCAGTGCAGGAGGGACGAAAAAGATTTCCTTTTAAGGATGGATAAAAAATATCTCGATGAGTTCCAAAAAAGTTTAGCCGCCCTCATTACGGAGGCGCAGGCGCTTCAAAAAGTGGCAGATCGGAGCAATCGAACAGAGGATTCCGCGCTGGCAATAGAAATCATTAAAAATGCAAAAATTTATGAAAATATTTTTATAAACATGGTCAATTCCTTTGAGAAAAAAGGCCTTGACCACAATTCAGGCCTTCAGGGGAATTTCAGAGATATTGTTCATCAATTGTCAGATGCTATTGAAAAACACGCGAAAGGAAAACTTTATAGGGCTTTTCTGATGGTCAGAAGATATGAAAAAGAGTATCAGAGAAATGAATCTGACAAATACAAGGAACAATTAGCTCAGGCCATCTCAAAATATGAAAAACTCTTGAACACAGGGAGCCATGAAGAAACATCAAAAAAAATCCAGGTAGAAGGACTCAATGCTTATAAGGAGCTCTTAAGTGACTATCATACTGCAACCGGAGCTGCCAAACCTGATCTATACGATGAAATCAGGGCAGTGGCCCAAAAGATGGAGACTGGCATTAAAAGGGTCCTTGTCCCGGATGCAGAGTCTCTGGTCCTGGAAATCAGAAAACAGGAAAAAGATTACCTGCTCAGGATGGACGAAAAATATGTAAAAAAAACCCATGCGGCATTGGATAATTTACTGAATGCATTTAAAATTTCTGCTGTTGAAAAAGAATATATTGAAAATACAGAAAAATCTATCAATAGCTATAAAACAGCTTTTGATGCCCTGGTAGCAGAGGATAAGCAGATTATTGAACTTAAAACAAAAATGCGTGCTGCTATCCATAACGTCGAACCGATTGTTGAAACACTTACACAAAAGGCAATTAAAGGGAAAGAAGATAAATTCAAATCAATTGAATCCGAATCATCAAAAAATTCGAAAATAGCAATAATTCTCGGACTTCTCGCGCTTGTTGCCGGTATTGTTCTGGTTTTTCTTATTACCAGATCAATCATTCGTTTGTTGATTCGTGCAGTTAAAATGGCTGAAGAAGTGTCAGATGGAGACTTGACACAACAACTGGATATTCATCAAAAAGACGAAATCGGCACTCTTGTAAAGGCGATGAACAATATGTCCAGAAATCTTCAGAAAATGTTCCAGGATATTACAATGGGTGTTCAAACCTTAACATCTTCCTCTACCGAACTGGCCTCCGTATCAGAGCAGATAAGTGTAAATTCCGAACAGGCCGCTGAAAAATCAAATTCTGTGGCAGCTGCTTCAGAAGAAATGGCAACCAATATGAACAGCGTGGCGGCTGCGACAGAACAGACGACTGCCAACATCCAGATGATCGTATCTGCTGCAGAGGAGATGACCGCTACTATCAATGAAATTGCAGATAATACTGCCAAGGGTAGTGAAACAACCACCAAAGCTGTTGAGACAGCCAGGCAAGTTTCCCAAAAAGTGGATGATCTTGGAAAGTCAGCTGATGAAATCAGCAAGGTGACCGAGACCATTTCCGATATTTCTGAGCAGACCAACCTCCTTGCGTTGAATGCCACAATTGAGGCAGCGAGAGCAGGTGAAGCCGGCAAAGGTTTTGCTGTCGTTGCTGGGGAAATAAAGGCGCTTGCACAACAGACTGCTGAGGCGACCCATGTAATTAATGGAAAAATATCAGGAGTACAAACTACAACAACAGAATCCATTAGGGCAATCGAATCCATTGTAAATATTATTAATGAAATAAATGATATCGTAACTACCGTGGCAACGGCTATCGAAGAACAGTCTGCTACTACCCAGGAGATTTCAAACAATGTAAGCCAGGCCGCATCTGGTGTACAGGAAGTAAATGAAAACGTTAATCAAAGTTCAACTGTGGCCGGAGAAGTCAGCCAAGACATTTCTGTAATAAGTCAAACAACTGAGGAAATCAATTCAGGGAGTCAGCAGGTTAAAATAAGTGCAACCGAATTATCAAAATTGGCTGAAAACCTTAATCAGATGGTGAAGCAGTTTAAAATTTGA
- a CDS encoding MFS transporter produces the protein MGNKYFRHAIFLGICLQVIQQLTGINVVMYYAPKIFKLTGFTTNLKIQPALNGLLNKDTLQ, from the coding sequence ATGGGCAACAAATACTTCAGGCATGCCATATTTTTAGGGATATGCCTGCAGGTCATTCAACAGCTGACCGGCATCAATGTTGTCATGTACTATGCACCCAAGATATTCAAGCTTACCGGATTTACCACCAATTTGAAAATCCAACCCGCGCTAAACGGCTTGCTGAATAAAGATACCTTGCAATAG